The DNA region GCCGTAATATAATTCTAATTCGCCTAATCTTGGTTTGAATATTGCATTATTTGTTTCTATTGTATATATTTCTTTATAATATTTTAGTGAAGCAGTAAAAGACTTTTGTCTATAAGTGATATCTCCAAGTCTCTCTAAAGCTGTTTTATATAAATCATCTTTTTTATCTAGCATGATTATTTTTTTATAATTATCTTCAGCTTCATCTAATTTGCTTCCTTTATAGTAGGCATTGGCAAGTAAACCTATAGCCTCATAAGCATTTGTATAATTTTTTATTTTTGATAATCTATAATAATACTTTATAGCCTTATCATAATCATTTTCTTCTTCATATAAATTACCCAAAGCTATAATTGTATTAATATCATTAGGATTTTGATATAATATCTGTTCATAAACCTTTTTAATAGAGTCATAGTCTTCAACTTGTTCATATACCTTTACTAATCTCTTTACAGACTCTACTTGTGTCTTTGAATTAGCTAAACTTTTTAAATACATTTCTATGGCACTGTCAGTATCTCCAGCTATAACATATATATCGCCAAGCACATTAGCAGCCATATCAGCATATTCATTATTGCTCTTTCTCACTAGCTTACTTAAAGTATCATAAGCTAAACTTTGCATTCCTTCGTTTAGGGCTATTATACCAACATTAAACATAGCCTCATCATTTTCTTCTAGTTTTAATACTCTTTCATAATACCCCTTAGCTAAACGCGGTAAATCCCTATCCATATAAAATTTACCAATAGTAAGCAGAGTAGGCACATAGTTTGAATTAATAGATAATGCCTCTTCAAATGTTACCAAAGCATCATCATACATCTCCATATTTAAATATGTTATTCCTATATTATGCTTCAACTCTTCATCAAAATACAAAGAATTGCTCACAGAACTAAATATTTTTAAAGCTTCCTCATAATTTTCTGTATCATTGTATATTTTTCCTAATAAAATATTAGCTTCATATTCTTTTTTTGGGTCTATAGTTGTTGCTATTTCTTTTTTTAATATTGATTTTGCTTTATTATAATCTTTTTTCTATAATATTCTTGTGCTAAAGTATATTCATCTACTATTCTTGGGTTTAATCTTATTTTGCCTTGATTAATAGCTACATTTAAAGATATTATAGATATTAAGCCCAATGCTCCTATAGATAATATAAATACAAAGATTCGTATACTTTGAAATTTTTTTTCAATTTTTTTATTGTATATCTTCTTCTTGTATTGCATCTAAAATCCCATTAACAAATTTATAAGAATCTTTATCACCAAATATTTTAGCTATTTCTACAGCCTCATCTATTATTACAGACTTTGGTATATCTTTTAAATATATAAGTGAATATATAGACATTCTTATTATAGATTTATCTACATATTGTATTCTTGAAATGTTCCAGTTTTTAGAATATTTTTCTATAATACTGTCGATTTTTTGTAAATTATTTATAGTGCCTTCAACAAGCTCTTTTGTAAAACTGTTATTAGCAGCTTTTTTGTCATCATATTCAAAATTAAATAGCTCATTTATATTTACTTTTTTTCATTTATCTCATACGAATACAAAGCCATAACAGCATATATTCTAGCCTGTCTTCTTGTTCCATATTTTGATAAATCTAAATCTTTTATTTTCTCTTTAGATTTTACAATTACTTTTTTCTTGATAGCTTTTTTAGGTGCTTCAGTATTTACTTCTTCGTTATTGTTTATTTCTTCAGACATACATATCCCAGCAAAAAATTAATTTTCTGTTATTATTTTCGGCAATGATATGCTTAAAAAATAATAGCAAATAATATTTTATATATATAAATATTAATAAATATTCATAAAATTAGTAGTGCAAATTAATAGTTTTTATTTTTATTAATTTAAAATAAAAAATATTAAGATAAAATAAAAACTTGTAAAAAATTAGCTTCTAATATAAAATTGAATATCTTTGTATATTCAAAAAATATTAAAGAAAATAAAAAAATGGAGCAAAAATAAGATGGATTATAGTTCTACTATCAATTTGCCTAAAACCGCTTTTCCTATGAAAGCTGGTTTAAAGGAAAAAGAGCCCAAAATAATAAAAAAATGGGAAGATGAAAAACTTTATCAACAACTTAGAGAATTAAGAAAAGGTGCTCCTAAATGTATTTTACATGATGGACCGCCTTATGCGAATGGAGACATTCATATTGGAACATCATTAAATAAAATTATTAAAGATATTATTGTAAGATATAAATCTGCTAAGGGGTTTGATTCTCCTTATGTTCCTGGTTGGGATTGTCATGGTATGCCTATAGAATTAAAGGTTCAAGAAAGTTTAGGAGATAAATATAAAGAAACTTCTAAATTTATAATGAGAAAAAAATGCCGTGCTTATGCTCAAAAATATATTGATATTCAAAGAAAAGAGTTTAAAAGACTTGGAGTAATGGGAGATTGGGAAAATCCTTATCTTACAATGTCTCCTGAATATGAATCTGAAATAGTTGAAGTATTTGCACAGTTAGTAGAGAAAGGCTACATATATAAAGGACTTAGAACTATTCACTGGTGTATGGAGTGTGAAACTGCATTGGCTGCTGCTGAGATAGAATATGATGAAAACCATACTTCTACAAGTGTGTATGTAAGATTTCCTGTATTAAATAAAATAAATGATAAATTAAACGGCAATGTTGATGTTATGATATGGACTACTACTCCTTGGACATTGCCTTCAAATATGGCTTGTGCTTTCAATAGAGATTTAGAGTATGTTGCTGTTGAAATAGATGGAAGATATGCGATAATGACAACTTCTTTGGTTGATACAGTTTTATCTAAGAAAGAAATGAAAGCAGAGGGAAGAGACATTATTCCTATATCTATAGAAGAGATTGAAAAACTTGAAATAGCACACCCATTTATAAAAGACAGAAAGTCTGCTGTTGTATTTGCTGATTATGTTGAGGCTACTGCTGGTACAGGTGTTGTTCATACTGCTCCTGGTCATGGTATGGAAGACTATCAGACAGGTATGAATTATGGGCTTGAAATATATTGTCCGGTTGATAAAGCTGGAAGATATACAAGCGAGTTTCCAGAAATGCAGGGCATGAAAGTAAGAGATGCTAACCCTAAAGTGGTAGAAATACTTGAAAATAACGGTTCATTATACCATAAAGAGAAAGTTACTCACAGTTATCCTATTTGTTGGAGATGTAAAAATCCATTAATATTCAGAGCTACTTCTCAGTGGTTTATGAATATGACTCATGATAATATAGATGAAAGAACAGTTAAATCTTTAGATAATATTAAATGGTATCCAGCTTGGGGACATGACAGAATGAAAAAAATGCTTGAAAATCGCCCTGACTGGTGTTTATCAAGACAGCGTTCTTGGGGAGTTCCTATACCTGCATTCTATTGTAAAAACTGCGGAAAAACTTTACTTACTGCTGAATCTACAAGACATTTTGCTGAAATAGTAAAAACTAAAGGAATGGACGTTTGGTTTGAATTAGAGGCTAAAGATTTACTTCCTGAAGGCACTAAATGTGAATGCGGAAGCTGTGATTTTGATAAAGAGCAAGATATTTTGGACGTTTGGTTTGATTCTGGTGTATCATCTTTTGCAGCACAGAAAACTAACAAAGATTTGGACGGAGTTTTCCCTGTTGATATATATTTAGAGGGAGGCGACCAATACAGAGGTTGGTTCCAAGCTGCAATTTGGCCTTCTATGGCTATAAGAGGAATACCTCCATACAAAGAGCTTGTAACTCATGGTTGGACTTTAGACGAGCAGGGCAGAGCTATGCATAAAAGTGCGGGTAATGTTGTTTCACCTTTAGAAGTTATTGACAAATATGGTGCTGATATATTAAGACTTTGGTGTATAAGCGAAGACTTCACTCACAATGCACGTGTTGGTGATAACATGATGAAGGCTATTGCTGACAACTACAGAAAAATAAGAAACACTTTCAGATATTTGTTAGGCAATATTTCTGATTTTGATTACAGCAAAGAAAAGGTTGAAGTTAAAGATTTACTTCCTGTAGACAGATATGCTTTATCAAGACTTCATAGTTTTATAAAAGTTGCTGATAAGGCTTGTGATGGTTATGAGTTCCATTTATTCTATCAAAGACTTATAAATTACTGTGTTGTTGAGCTTTCTGCTACTTACTTTGACATTATAAAAGATAGATTATACTGTGATAGAAAAGATTCTCTCTCAAGAAGAAGTGCTCAGACTGTACTTGTTGAGATATTAGATGTATTAGTAAAATTAATAGCTCCAGTACTTCCTTTCACAACCGATGAGGTTTGGGGGTACTACAAAGGTGAAAATGCTTCTTCTGTACATTTAGAGTTATATCCTAAAGCTGATGAGAGTTTAATTGATTTAGAGTTAGAAAGCGAGTGGGCTTCAATTCTTAAAGTACGCGATGATGTATTATTATCACTTGAAAGAGCTAGAGATAACAGCACAATCGGAAAATCTTTAGAGGCTTATATCACAATATGCACTAAAGAATCATCAACTAAAGACTTGCTTGCTAAATACGAAAAATATTTAAACGAAATCTTCATCGTAAGTAAAGTAACACTTTCTGATAGCAAAGATGACACATTTATAGAAGGCGCCGTTTCTTTTGTTAAGACAGAGAAAGCTAGTCATGAAAAATGCGTACGCTGTTGGGGACATTATGACAGTGTAGGAAGTGAGCATAAAGAGTTATGTACTAGATGTGCTGAGGCAGTAAAATAAAAAAATAATTAATATTTAGATATTATAAAAGGGCGGCTGTAATGGCTGCCTTTTTTTATTTATAAATTTGTTAAAATATAATATTAATTATTGATAGCAGTAAAATGGAACTATAAGAGGTTTAAATAAATTATTATATTATTATAATTTAAGAATTAAAAAGGAGTTATAATGATGACAGTATATAATAAAATAGGAACTTCAAACGAAAATCCTCCAAATGGTTATAATACTTGGAAAGAATATTGGGAATATAAAAAAGGGAAAAAATTTCAAAAGTGTTCTAATCTGCTATGTAATAATGATGCTGAAGTTGGAGCTCATGTTTATCCTAATTATTCACATGATACAATATACATAGTACCTTTGTGCAAAGAATGTAATCATATTTATAACCAATCACCTATGAATGTAGAAGAAATGGATTTGCTTAGACTTAATCAGTAAATATATTTTTGTATGATGAAAATTATTTATTATCAATTCTTTTATTGATTATTAAAATTTAAAATAAACTGTTAAATTTATATATAAGTAATAAATATTTTATTATAATGTAAATATAATGGTATAGTTAGTATTTGCTAGCTATACTTTTTTGTTTTAATAATCATTATTCTATTAAAATATTAAAAAATAATTATCTTTCTACTTGACAATTCTATGTATATGATGTACTATACTGTGTATAACACACTATAGCGTAATAACTAATAAGGAGGTCTGCTTGAATAATGATGATTTAATTTCTAGTTTGGTGCAAGAATTAAGGAGGGGAACTTTAATAATGGTTGTATTAAGCCAGCTAAAAAATGAAGAATATGGATACAGCTTAATAAATAAGTTAAAAGAAAATGGGATAACAATAGAGTCTAATACTTTATACCCGCTTTTAAGAAGATTGGAAAATCAGGGGCTTTTAAAAAGTGAGTGGAAAACAAATGAAGAAAAACCCAGAAAAT from Brachyspira pilosicoli P43/6/78 includes:
- a CDS encoding tetratricopeptide repeat protein — its product is MSNSLYFDEELKHNIGITYLNMEMYDDALVTFEEALSINSNYVPTLLTIGKFYMDRDLPRLAKGYYERVLKLEENDEAMFNVGIIALNEGMQSLAYDTLSKLVRKSNNEYADMAANVLGDIYVIAGDTDSAIEMYLKSLANSKTQVESVKRLVKVYEQVEDYDSIKKVYEQILYQNPNDINTIIALGNLYEEENDYDKAIKYYYRLSKIKNYTNAYEAIGLLANAYYKGSKLDEAEDNYKKIIMLDKKDDLYKTALERLGDITYRQKSFTASLKYYKEIYTIETNNAIFKPRLGELELYYGNSDRGIKLLENSIKESIGNAFPSRTLAIYYESIGNYNEALNYYNYTLSKYPNDRESLYRAGMLYYRNREYKKANESLLAAANDENNNTFIRETAWKTLATMMEEIRSYNEANSYYRQLVEMSPKVENYMLYGNYCYRRLQYNDAIYAYSEALSMAEEKKEMFDINLALGKCYFRLNELDNAEESYRNALSYNGGDYQAKEGLRQVLNKKNNLY
- a CDS encoding PadR family transcriptional regulator, which translates into the protein MNNDDLISSLVQELRRGTLIMVVLSQLKNEEYGYSLINKLKENGITIESNTLYPLLRRLENQGLLKSEWKTNEEKPRKYYLITKDGLKVLEKSKEHWREYSNAINKILEK
- the ileS gene encoding isoleucine--tRNA ligase, coding for MDYSSTINLPKTAFPMKAGLKEKEPKIIKKWEDEKLYQQLRELRKGAPKCILHDGPPYANGDIHIGTSLNKIIKDIIVRYKSAKGFDSPYVPGWDCHGMPIELKVQESLGDKYKETSKFIMRKKCRAYAQKYIDIQRKEFKRLGVMGDWENPYLTMSPEYESEIVEVFAQLVEKGYIYKGLRTIHWCMECETALAAAEIEYDENHTSTSVYVRFPVLNKINDKLNGNVDVMIWTTTPWTLPSNMACAFNRDLEYVAVEIDGRYAIMTTSLVDTVLSKKEMKAEGRDIIPISIEEIEKLEIAHPFIKDRKSAVVFADYVEATAGTGVVHTAPGHGMEDYQTGMNYGLEIYCPVDKAGRYTSEFPEMQGMKVRDANPKVVEILENNGSLYHKEKVTHSYPICWRCKNPLIFRATSQWFMNMTHDNIDERTVKSLDNIKWYPAWGHDRMKKMLENRPDWCLSRQRSWGVPIPAFYCKNCGKTLLTAESTRHFAEIVKTKGMDVWFELEAKDLLPEGTKCECGSCDFDKEQDILDVWFDSGVSSFAAQKTNKDLDGVFPVDIYLEGGDQYRGWFQAAIWPSMAIRGIPPYKELVTHGWTLDEQGRAMHKSAGNVVSPLEVIDKYGADILRLWCISEDFTHNARVGDNMMKAIADNYRKIRNTFRYLLGNISDFDYSKEKVEVKDLLPVDRYALSRLHSFIKVADKACDGYEFHLFYQRLINYCVVELSATYFDIIKDRLYCDRKDSLSRRSAQTVLVEILDVLVKLIAPVLPFTTDEVWGYYKGENASSVHLELYPKADESLIDLELESEWASILKVRDDVLLSLERARDNSTIGKSLEAYITICTKESSTKDLLAKYEKYLNEIFIVSKVTLSDSKDDTFIEGAVSFVKTEKASHEKCVRCWGHYDSVGSEHKELCTRCAEAVK
- the nusB gene encoding transcription antitermination factor NusB, which gives rise to MNELFNFEYDDKKAANNSFTKELVEGTINNLQKIDSIIEKYSKNWNISRIQYVDKSIIRMSIYSLIYLKDIPKSVIIDEAVEIAKIFGDKDSYKFVNGILDAIQEEDIQ